The sequence TCACCAGATTTTAATTCGTGATTGCTTGAGTTTCCCTGAACTTGGCGATCGCTATTTTCGTGTTGCTGTACGCTTATGTTCAGAGAATCAGCGTTTATTAGACGCTATTTCATTAGTCCAGAGTCCAGAGTCAAAAGTCCAGAGTCAAAAAATTGACCCTTGACTCTTGACCCTTGACCCTTGACCCTTGACCCTTGACCCTTGACTAATGACAATTGACTACGATGTTGTAATTATTGGTGGCAGTCTTGCAGGGCGTTACGCTGCCCTCATGGCAACCCAATTAAGAGCCAAAGTCGCTTTGGTAGAGCCAAAAACTAATTATGAATTTATTCATCACCACGTTTTTAGAGAGATAGGCAAATTCTCTCGTCAGGTAAGTAATGCTGGGCAATTTGGTCTTGGAGTTTTATACCCTGACACCGCAGAAAAATACCAAATTTCTGTGGCATGGCCAGAAGCAATGCTGTATGCTCGCGGCATTGCCTCCAATATCGAAGAACAGCATTCACCTGTTATCTTAGCTGCCCGAGGTGTTGATGTTATTGTCGGTGAGGGTCAGTTTCAATCCTCACCAAATTTGACATTTGTTGTTAATGACCGTTTGTTACGGGCACGTACCTATTTACTGGCTAGTGGTTCAGTTCCAATAATTCCAGAGATTGAAGGATTGCAAAAAACAGGCTTTCTTACCCTGTCTAATATTTGGCAGTCCCTTAGCAGTTCTGTATCACCTAAAAATTGGGTAATTATTGGCGGTGTCCCCCAAAGCATCGAGTTAGCGCAAACTTTAGTGCGATTGGGTTGCAGCGTTACCTTAGTAATAAATCGTCCCTCTATAATTAGCCATACCGATCCAGAAATAGCTCTACTCTTACAAGCGCAACTGGAAGCAGAGGGTGTACGTGTCCTTAACCACACAGCAGTTACTCAGGTACGGTTAATAGACGATAAAAAGTGGCTTCAGGTGGGAGATAAGGCGATTGAAACAGATGAAATTGTAGTAGCAACTGCACAGCAGCCGAATATTAAATCTCTGAATTTGGCTGCGGTGGGTGTGAAATGGCATCATCGTCACCTGGTAGTGAATGAGAAACTGCAAACAACTAACTACCGCATTTTCGCTTGTGGTGATGTAATTGGTGGCTATGAATTTCCTCACATTGCTAATTATGAAGCAAGAATTGCCTTAAAAAATGCTCTGTTTTTACCCTGGAGCAAAGTTAATTATCATTGCATTCCGTGGGGAGTATTTTCTCAGCCCATGTTGGCGCAAGTTGGTATGACAGAGGCACAAGCAAGACGCCGATATCATCAAGATGAAATTTTAGTATTACGGCAGTATTTCAAAACCCTGGCAGCAGCCCAAATCCAAGAAGAAACCACAGGTATTTGTAAATTTATTGTTCGACGTAATGGAGAAATTTTAGGGGCTTCCATATTAGGAGCAGAAGCTATTGAGTTAATTAATGTTATTGCTTTGGCGATCGCCAAAAAAATTAAAATCGATCGCATAGCGAATTTATCTCCTATCTCTGTGAGTTTTTCAGAGATTTTAGAAAAAACTGCAAACGAGTGGAATCAGCAAATGTTCCAAAGTAATACTATGTTGCAAGAATTTTTAGAAAGTTTTTTTCATTTCCGTCGCGATTGGAATTTATGAGTTTATTAGATCGGCACAATTAAAGTTAACTCGTGAATATCGTCATTTGTCATTTGTCATTCGTTCTTTATCCTTTGTTGTTTGTTGGTTTTTTATCACTGTACGGGCGCAAAGCTTTGCGCCCCTACTAACCAATGACTAATGACCATTGACTCATAGCTTTTTATTCTTCCCTTCTGATAGTGAAACACTACCAATACCTTGTAAAATACCACGAACAACCAAACCTAAACCTCGACCAACTACTTGCGTTAGTACGAAGACGACTCCTCTACCTAAGAAAGATAATAGCGATCGCAGACGAGGCGCGATCGCATCACCAAATTCTAGCCCTAAAGTCACCAATAGAGCAATTCCTGAAAGTTGGGCTAACTCTTGCCCACGGGGGGCATAAATTGAAGTTTTGGCGATACCGCGTGGAGCAAATACGAATATTTCATAGCGGCTTTCAAAAATTGCCTTCGGTTCTGTTACATAATTTCTCATCCGATATTTCCAAGACAAATTATTTCTGAAACGTTCCATTTCTCGCGTCGAAATTAATTTGCGGTCATAAAAATTTTGCTTAATATCTTCTACATCTGCTAAATAGCTTAGTAGTGGTTGTACTACACCATTACCTATCTGAATTAATAAATTTTCTAACAACATTTCTGCTTGCTGATTAGCTTCAAAACTACCCGCCGGATAGTTTGTATTGTCAATAGTCAAATTTGTTTGAAATAGCAAATAATTAAACAATTCTACAACAAACGGAATTTGCTTGAGAATTTCTGCTTGCACTACTGCCGAATTTTGTAGTAAAATTTTCACTATTTCGACACGATTATTACCTAATCTCACTAGAGAAAACTTACCAAAAAACTCTGTAGTTACTTCTTCCCATAAATCATACAAGATTGTATTTTTGAGTTCAAATAATTGCTTGATTTCAATTTTATAACTACGTAGTTCATCCAGAACCTCAGCAATTTTTTGCAAAATCAAATAAAGCAATTCTCGTTTTTTATCTGGGCGCAAAATGTCAATTTCCAATGGTACATCTGTAATATTTTGCAAAGGTGATTGCAGTTTATTAATACAAGATGCAAATAGTTTTGCTTGCAGCGCTCTGGGGCTAAGTAGAGAAGGGGTATTTTTAGCGATCGCACTACTACTAGAGAGATTTACGGGAGGGGGTGGTAGTTGTTCGGAAATATCTGCTATTTGCTCATCTACTGGCTGTGGTTGTGGTGTCGCCAACAAATGATTAACTAGCCAACGAGCCGCTAGCAATTCTCGCCGCTGTCCAGCTAAAATTGCCCGTTCTAGTTCTGGCTGTCCGGGAACTTGCAAACGTGCCGTCACTGCTGCCAAGTTGGCGTCTATTTGAGCAGTTCCTGATAAACGCAAATTCTCTAACAATCTAAATAAAGGATTTCGGGAGGAATAAGGAGTTTTTATTCT is a genomic window of Fischerella sp. PCC 9605 containing:
- a CDS encoding dihydrolipoyl dehydrogenase family protein — translated: MTIDYDVVIIGGSLAGRYAALMATQLRAKVALVEPKTNYEFIHHHVFREIGKFSRQVSNAGQFGLGVLYPDTAEKYQISVAWPEAMLYARGIASNIEEQHSPVILAARGVDVIVGEGQFQSSPNLTFVVNDRLLRARTYLLASGSVPIIPEIEGLQKTGFLTLSNIWQSLSSSVSPKNWVIIGGVPQSIELAQTLVRLGCSVTLVINRPSIISHTDPEIALLLQAQLEAEGVRVLNHTAVTQVRLIDDKKWLQVGDKAIETDEIVVATAQQPNIKSLNLAAVGVKWHHRHLVVNEKLQTTNYRIFACGDVIGGYEFPHIANYEARIALKNALFLPWSKVNYHCIPWGVFSQPMLAQVGMTEAQARRRYHQDEILVLRQYFKTLAAAQIQEETTGICKFIVRRNGEILGASILGAEAIELINVIALAIAKKIKIDRIANLSPISVSFSEILEKTANEWNQQMFQSNTMLQEFLESFFHFRRDWNL
- a CDS encoding DUF3685 domain-containing protein, whose translation is MSDRPLKLLLVDQDPIFRLGLRVALEEFSDLQVVSEADTDTSVLQTLAELAQKDPTSVNLVVLELGNGRSISSQQLGLQLCRQLKTQYPNLPILLLSSLQNQGLLLAARTAGIDGYCPKGTPVSEIVTAMQEVAAGRSYWYWEPGRVGEGEKGRIKTPYSSRNPLFRLLENLRLSGTAQIDANLAAVTARLQVPGQPELERAILAGQRRELLAARWLVNHLLATPQPQPVDEQIADISEQLPPPPVNLSSSSAIAKNTPSLLSPRALQAKLFASCINKLQSPLQNITDVPLEIDILRPDKKRELLYLILQKIAEVLDELRSYKIEIKQLFELKNTILYDLWEEVTTEFFGKFSLVRLGNNRVEIVKILLQNSAVVQAEILKQIPFVVELFNYLLFQTNLTIDNTNYPAGSFEANQQAEMLLENLLIQIGNGVVQPLLSYLADVEDIKQNFYDRKLISTREMERFRNNLSWKYRMRNYVTEPKAIFESRYEIFVFAPRGIAKTSIYAPRGQELAQLSGIALLVTLGLEFGDAIAPRLRSLLSFLGRGVVFVLTQVVGRGLGLVVRGILQGIGSVSLSEGKNKKL